ttattattattaattaatttttatttttttttatttctgttagttCTTGTGCCATTTCTTTCAAGTATACACCTGCATCTCTAAttcttcttccctttcctttttgcTCTCCTCCTCAGGAACTCTACACCATCGGCATCAAGGTGCCATTCTCTAGATGTTTTCTGTAAGGGTGTTGCACAGCAATGTGAACAAAAATGGGCTTAGTGCCAAGCCTTGATGTACTCCAACTCTTACTAGTAACTGTTCAGTTTCTCCACATGGTTTTTTAACTATGGTGAAAGCACCCGTATACATGTCCTGGACATGTCTGATATAGTCTTCAGGCATCCATTTCATTCTCGTACACCATCAGATGACTTCCCTCAAATGTGGTCATAAGTGTTTTCAAGATTGAATGCTATGTGCagggttttcctcttttctctgttCTTTCGCAACAATCTTAATGCAAAAATAGCATCCATTATGGACTTGCCTGTTGCATATCCTGACTCATTGTCACTGATCTCACTTCTCTTCATAGTCTCTTCTCAATAACTTTATTCCAGATCTTCATTGTATGGCTCATGAGATCATGATGTGGTGGTACCACAGTCTTGTATGTCTCTTGTTCTCTAATATTTTTCACCAGGCATCTTCAGTCCTCATGATATTAAACAGTTGTAAATGTGTTCACTATTTGCTGCAAGAACTTCTACTACTACTGGTATGCCACCAGGGACGAGAGgttttcttatttttcatgttGCTCCGTGCCTTTGCAATGTCTTCTCCTAGGACTGATGCCAGACCCTGGTTTGGTTTTATCATTCGGCAGGAGTCTCTTCATACATAACCTTTTAAAGTAACTTCTCCACTGTTCCTTAATCTGGTTCTCATTGAGCATGTTTCCACTTTCATCAGCAATGACTTTGAGATCAATGTCTTTAGTTCTCTTATTGCAGGTCTTtgctattgtaaatatttttctcGCCCTATATGGTATGCTATAAtctattaacatttaaataaaatattaagcagtacatgatTGCTGCTgatcttttaaagaaagtcaaaccactgagctggtggcagtcactggctaagcacctggaaccagactTTGTTGAATCTAGGTCCATGGCTTGGAGGCCTCTAAGTGCTATGATGATACAGAAAGGGAAGCTGTATAGAGTATCCACAGTCAGGATATATTAATTTGCTTGTTCACCATATATTTTTATCTTGAGGTTGGTGATATCAAATCTCTTACAAACCtgatccacttaaaaaaaaaatccctatattACTTCATCTGGGCTCTGTTATGCTACATAATTATAGCATCTGAACAATGCAACTTCTGACTGTGTATTATCGCATTGATTTTCTTGGGCTGTTGCATCTATCTTGTGCAGAATTTTAGCCAGAATTTCATTACCAACTTCCTGTAGTTTGATCAATATAAGGAGGCTGAATTATTTGTAACATGGATAGTTTTGTCCCTATGGTTTCGATCAAATAAACGCAAGATCTGAATTAAGTGTAGGCATATCTGTACTACTTAGAGCCTCAATTTACCTATTTGTAAAATGACTATAATGTCACAGGTGCTATGAGATGTAATGTTTGTAAAAGTACTCTAAGACCTTTGGATAAAATGCCTTCGTAAAAGCCAAGTATTTAGCATTATCTCTGGATGAAGCATACTGTTAATCCTTAGGTAGCTAATTGGTAGCTTGTTTGGTTTATATCCTGATAATGTGTCTCAATGAATTGTGTTAACACCATTTTGTGTTTTTGAGCATTGGGTTAAATTGATCACCGAGTTTGAAGGCAATCTCACTTCCAAAAGTCGCACAGTTGGCTGGCCGTGTAAAAGGGACCATACTGCATTGACTGAGTTAGGTTACTGCAGGTGTACAGACTCTTCATGTGGGTTTTGAAGAGGATTCAGGATTTGCAAGTGTTTAACCAAATATTAGAAAAATCAATTAATAGAATATATCACACAGGACAATgttaaaacttaaaataaatctgaaactGAGTATTAATGAAATAGAAAAACTTCCAGATTGACCAGCCACCCAGTTCAGTTTCTAACAATCCTCCTTAGTAGTAGAATCTCTTACTCAAATATTGAGGTCCTAAATTTCAAGGTATTGCTTCTAGTTACTGGCTTTTCACATATGCtataggacaggggtgggcaaactatggcccgggggctgcatccggccttccagacgttttaatctggccctcaagctcccgctgtGGAGCGGGGTTTGGGGTTTGCTCCACTttggcgctccagctggggagcagggtaggGGTCTTGCCCCAttctgtgtggctcccagaagcagtagcATGCCCCCCTCGGGCTGCTATGTATAGGGGCagctatgtgtaggggcagccagggagcttcACACACatcccccgccccaagcaccacccccgcagctcccattggctgggaactgtggccaatgggaggtgcaggggtggtgtctgcggacagggcagcgtgtgcctccacataggagctggagggggtcatgccactgcttctgggagctgcttgaagtaagcgccctccagagcctgcaccgctgaccctctcctgcatccctgccctagccctaatcaccctcctgtcctctgaaccccttggtcccagcctggagcactctcctgcaccccagacccctcaccccctgccccactccagagcctgcaccccaacccccaatttcttgagcattcatggcccgcaatacaatttccatacccagatgtggccctcaggccaaaaagtttgcccacccttgctatAGGAGAAACCTTAGTGGATCTGAAAGACTATTTTCTGAGGAATGTATGTATGGCTTCTAGATTTCTCAGTTACACCTACCTCACCTACTAAAGACATGCTATACCACATGTTTTGTACCATATCCAGACATGTTATACCACATCCATGTGAAACTGATGAATGCTTTTACTGATATGAGGCCATGTGAACTGGTGAACAGCAATGATAGGGAAAATCATAATGTCCAGCTTCCATCGAAGTCAAGCTTAATGAATAAACCCCAAGAAATGGATGCCCATCAGATTTCGTTCTGTTTATAGTCTGTCCCTTCAAACTTTATTCATATCGGTTTTTACTACCATGATGATGATTTTTGTTGCAGTTAGgcaagcattcaaaaatacaTTGGTTTAACTAAAGATGTATggctttttgtttaattaaatctGTTAATAAAACCACTGCAACACTGTTCACAACAGTGggtggacacttttttttttttttttttaaatgaagcccaTTTGCTACAAGGTTTAAATCAAATTGAATGCGCAGTCAGGGTTTTTCACcagttttttttattacattgttCTTTTAAACcaaagcaatttttaaactttaatttaaagTTGAATATAGACAAGGCCCCTGAAAGACTAAAGGGGGAGCAGATTCTGTTTATGTATCTAAAGCCCCAGTAATGGGCAACAGTAAACAGAATAAGAACATAACACTTAAATGTCATTGGTGTGCATTTACACATGAAGGAAGAGCTGTTCCTGAGAAACTCCATATGTGAACGCTCTTCTGGAATAAGGGAGGCCTTGTTTCTGTTTAACTTAACCCACAAAGTGTGTTAAGGGTTTGTTCAATCCAAAACTGGTGTTGATTTTTCTTTCCAGAGAGACTCTTTGTATGCTCTTTTTGGATAATAAGCTTCCCCCCAAAATacaaatagcttttaaaatgttgtaattcAGGAAGGTTGTATAGGATCTGATTTTAACATGACTTGAATTGGCTTGATTTTGAACAGCAGTTAGTTAAAACCTCTCCCTATCCTTCCTACGCACTCCCACTTACCCTCATCTTCGTTTCTCACAATCAAGCTTCCGCTCCCACTTCTGGATTTTGAAGCATTTAAAGTATGTGTAGTTGCTTTAGGCCTTCCTGGCCtttaagaaaaaagggaaaattaaaacaaatctttACGTGTCATTGGTGTCCTTGAACTTGCATGCAATGTGTAAGTAGTGCCGAGCATTGGTAGACTGTATCAGTAATCCATGTGACAGCCCAATCTAGTTCGAGCTAAAATGGAATATTGAAAAAGTGCTGTTGAAACTGTTGCCATGAGCTCAGAGTTCTAATTAGCATCTAATCATGGTTTGTATTAATGTCAGATACTTTATCGACTTTTTTCAGTTAATATCAGATTATCTGACTCACCAATTTCAGCAGTAGGAAAGTCTCTTAGCAGCAGTCAGTTGTATGAGGCCATTGGGATTTCAAATAGTTTTAAGCCCCAATCCAGCAGTGAGCTCTGTGTGGGCACAGGGATCTGTCTCCATGGAGCTTGTTgtggattggggccttaatttATTCAGAAGGTCCAGAAATTATCAACTTTTGAAATGGTCCATATAaaattttttccctcaaaaaacaCAAGTGTAAAATTCTTAAATTATAGTTCGATAGAgctgaatgaaaaatattttatccaCACAAATATTGGGCAGGAAATGGAAAAATCCTTGGCCACACAAAGATGCTACAAAGCTGTCTCTCATGACACATTACCAAAGAGGGTGATCATCCTTTCCCCTTCTTGAAATCAAATTAAGTGTTATGCAACTTGGCCTATGGCTCAACTTAAATTACTACAGtgccacagctgcagtgcttcagtgtagacactcagtACAGCAACTCGGAACAAATATAGACTAGAAGGCTGTTATAGCTGGGATGTTTGGTGTAATAAATGAGTCTTCAGAAACCtttgggaggagaagagggacgACTTAaaatttaggctttgtctacactagcactttgaTTGGCAAAACTGTTCATTGGTTAGGGATGTGgaggaaaaaacacccccccccaactaATGCATGTTTCACTGACAAAAcagccagtgtggacagcactacgttgatgggagagcgtctctaGCCGACATAGCTAGacactgctcattgggggtggtttaattatgctggcaggagagctctctcctgactGCGCAGCTACCCAAGAGGCCTTGCAGCTGTAAGTctaatagtgtagacatagccttagtgtagGGCCAGCATGAAAAGAAGGGTGTGTGGGTGTTTGTGAGGGGGTGTTATTGTGTACAGGGAAATAACAATTCCACATTGATgtcataaatttatttttatgactATCTGTTCCTATGGATATGATTGTTATAATTTCATCATCATTTTCAGTACAAAACCCAAGAGATGGAGATAGGTTGAGTGAAAAAACTTTTTGCTTTGGCAAACAGCAAGTGTGGTAAAATTGAAAACCCATGAAAGGTCAAGGATCATATTTTAAACATGATTTTAATGAAGCAGCCCTGGGATTGAGTTTAAATCCAGAATCCTAAGCAAGTCTTTGGTGGTTGATTGTTAACAGTTGTAGATGGTATGTAGTACCCTGCAGGGTTTGAGCTCCAAATAAGAGAAACTACAGGAGATGGAGACGGGTTGCTAGTCTGCTATGTTAGTAAAAATGCTGGATCTGCCTCTTACAGCATCTTCAATTAAAAAAGAAGGAAGGCTGGGGAAAAACTGTAAAATTATTCTGCAAATAGGGTTTTTGAATGAGGAGAGGCACTGCATTAAAAAAACTATAAAGaaccatttaaaaatcttttaaaaataagacaacaaacaaaaaaaactctgaTCAGACTTATTACTCTGATTATAATGTTTGTTTGCCAGCCAGCCACCTTCTGACTTGTTATCTGAATGCACCATGCACTGTAACTTCTGTTCCCTGAACAGCTTGTACATTGTCTGTTTTCCAGCTTTGTTTTAGACACAATGTCTGCTCCAGCATCCCATCCACCAGCTCCCAGTGGCTACCCAATCCCATCAGCACCCCCTACATATGAAGAGACAACAGGAATAAACACTTACCCTCCTTACCCTGCCCCGGAATCTGGGCATGGACCGAACATGAAGAGTATGAATCCTCCTCCATATCTTTCACAACCTGTCCCAGCTCCTAATCCAAGTAAGTCTGAAATACTGTTCAGTGTTTTATATCTGTAGTTTCCACTGGGACCCTAATCAAGTTGCCATACAGACATGTAGCAACCATGATGCAGAGAGATTCCTCCTTAGCCACAAGACTTCATATTTGTCCCACTATGTACGCTACATGGAACTAGATTAAAGTGAATCTTACATGTTTTCAAGGTATCACTTATAACTGCCTCATCTGGCTTTCTACTGCTTAGAAGCCAGGTTTATTCCTAAATCATGATACTTTTCCATTGATTTGCAGTAGTGTGGTTTCCTTTTATCTTGTAATTTAGTGTGTCCTCAGCACTGATTGTATTTTAATGCACAGTGTTTTGGTTTAGACATGAAATTTTCTCTTGTTACACCTGGGGTAAACAGTGCctttctctttgtttgtttgcccagtTACAGTTCAGACTGTGTATGTGCAGCAGCCGGTAACATTTTATGATCGTCCAGTTCAGATGTGCTGCCCCTCCTGCAACAAGATGATAGTGACACGTCTCTCGCACAGTGCAGGAGCGCTGACCTGGCTGTCGTGTGGCAGCCTCTGCCTGCTGGGGTATGTTGAGATAACATGTAATGCTCTCATTTGTGATTCTCTCCACCCATGTCATTTCCGTAGCTCAAagaacagctggggagctgagctcAAAAAGGGGTGGAGCCTATGCCTTTTATTACTCTCCCTCAGCCTGAGAAGGAAACTCCCagtcttttttattaaaatataaacataaaaccTCTTAAACAAGCTAATTATGCAGAAATaagtttccactgaatgtatgTAAATCCAAACCCTCCCACTGACCAACCATTCAGAATCCCTTTGACCTTTAACACGAGGGATGAGAAAATCCTGGGCGTAACTGTCAGCAGCTTTCGTAGATTTATGGTCTTTCCATCCATACCTGCTGGGTTTGGTTAGCTACTCTTCCTGTGAATGGGACACCTCAGGGTCTCAGTGGCTTTCACCAATGCAACCCTTGCAGGGTTCACAAGCCCTGCTTAAAAAACAGAGTGAAGTACAGTTCCAAACTCTGCACTGCTCTTTCTAGTGCTGCACTATCCCATTTTCATTTTGGCATCTACGGTACCTGGGAAGGATGTTACTTGCTATGAATTAAAGGCAGAATGAAGGATGCTGTTTTATCTTTGCAGGTGCATAGCCGGTTGCTGTTTCATCCCCTTCTGTGTTGATGCCCTCCAGGATGTGGATCACTATTGTCCAAGCTGCCAAGCCCTCCTTGGTACCTACAAACGTTTGTAGGCAATATCAAATATTGAGTGAAGATGGATGTCCAAGATGGTTCAGCACCTTTTCAAGCTCTTTCTGAACTTCATGAAGATCTCTGTGCATTGTCATTGTGAATGGATCAAGATATATCTCACTATATTGTTTTAATAATAAGAATCTACTTAGGGAGACTCAGGACTGGTAACGGGATATAGTCTGTCACTTCACAGGCCACTTATTCAAGTTGATAGTGACCAAATGTTGTCTCTCTATGGTTTATGCAAAATAGCTGATGGTTTGGGTCTGGTTAATATTAGAAAGCTCCCTGTGTGGATTGGCACCTGCGTCACAGAGACCAAGCTCTGAACTGGCATGCAGACAAACCTACTTTCTCCTGCCTACAAGAGGTGCCTCTGAAAAAGCATTGAAGCCGGTTGGCAGGGGACTGCGTATGATGGTCCTATTCTGGGGCTAAAAAAGGACTCTGGTCTCCAGAGTAGTCAATCTGGCACCCTTTACGTGCactaaaattcactttaaatttgttttaaaaattgcctttaaaagaaacagaaccaaAAATAGCCTGAAGTTTGGCTTTTCCCTTAGGCTGCTTTACCAAATCCAGCCCGCTCAGGTTACCACGTCAGATGACTTCTCAACATGGTCTCCCAGTTTCCTTGCTGTTTGTGAGTTCAGTCAGACCATTAGCACTGCACAGAGTATTTTTGTGCAGAattgttttataaatatatatatatatattttttttttttttactgctgagTTATAAATCTGTGAAAATAGCTTTCTAATAGAAATGCTGATAAAGCCATGGCTATCAGTGTTTTTCCTATAATATAATTACATGAGCCAAATTTCAAttctaaaaaaaacccttggGCCTTTTAGTTTTATAAAGCTTGGATTCCATCtgcataaatttttttttttttttttttaaatcaaaatatcttGCCATTGGTGTAATCTGATGATCACATCGTTTCATTAAGAAGGTAACTTCTTTTGTTAAGGAGTTTCGCTGAGTGAGTGCTTGTTGGGTAAGACTTTTGTATAGTGATCTTTCAAATGAAAGAGAcgtttccaaaatgaaaatgaaatatggGTAGAATTTCCAGACTGATCACAGGAATTGAGGTTTGAGTCTCTGAAGGTTGAAGTACTTCTCATGATTGGGTAGAGCTGTCTTATAGAAACTACAGCCTAACGCTGCTCCTTGTGTAAAGTAAAGCATGATTCCACCACTGAAGGTTCAAACGTGTTTGCTGCGATTTAGTAGAACATAAATTCTGTCTAAAGAAGCAACATTAGAAGTTGAGTTTAAATATGAGCTATGATTGTAAAGTTGTATTAACCTGTGTAAACAATAAATATTGCAACtataattcttaaaaaaaaaaaaaaaaaaaaaaaaaaaaagtctctctctaaATATTTGGAATGGGGTAACTTTTCCCCAAAACATTACAACTTTTAACATTGAAATTCAGTGGCTACTGTATTAGATAtatagctgactttttttttttaatttctttttgtgGTTCAATTTGCAAGTGGTTTTAAGAGCTCCCTCTATATTTAGAAAAAGTTTCAGGTCTGATATTTAGCTGCACCACAAAAATTTACCATAGTAGTAGCTAACTGGCAACAGAATAATGGAGGTAAAGAGCTGAAACTATTTTATGTACTTTACACTCTGCATTTATGGTGTTAGCACACGTGTAGTACACA
Above is a window of Dermochelys coriacea isolate rDerCor1 chromosome 10, rDerCor1.pri.v4, whole genome shotgun sequence DNA encoding:
- the LITAF gene encoding lipopolysaccharide-induced tumor necrosis factor-alpha factor, with translation MSAPASHPPAPSGYPIPSAPPTYEETTGINTYPPYPAPESGHGPNMKSMNPPPYLSQPVPAPNPITVQTVYVQQPVTFYDRPVQMCCPSCNKMIVTRLSHSAGALTWLSCGSLCLLGCIAGCCFIPFCVDALQDVDHYCPSCQALLGTYKRL